The Paenibacillus sp. FSL R7-0345 DNA segment CGAACAGCACACCGCTATCTGCTGCCGCCGCAACAGTGTCATCCCGCGAGAGCCCGGCAACACGGACGCCAGATGCTTCAATAATATCCTGCAGCGTAATGCCCCATTTCGGCGGAAGCGGCGCTGCTCCGTGCAGAGTAACAGGTACACCCGCCGCAGCCAGCAGAAATGCTGTCGGGAAGGTAGCAATGAAGGAATCCCTCCGGCCGTCATACGGTCCGGCGCAGTCCAGTCCTTGCTGCACAGGCTCGCGGCGGGCATATTTGCGGCACACCGCGACAAAAGCCTCCAGCTCCTCAATACTCTCCAGCTTGATCCGCTCGGCAATCAGAAAAGCGCCGATCTGCACGGGCGATGCGGTCTGGCAGAGAATCGCTTCAGCTGCCGCCTGCGCTTCGTCATAGCTCAAATCGCGGGCGCCGCGCTTGCCTCTGGCTACTTCTTTTAACAGGTTGATCATATCGGATTCTCCTTAAGTTTGATCCTGGAGCAGCTGGTAGACCTTGACGATCGAGGTGGCTACATCCACCATCCGTTTGCGTTCATTCATCGCCTGCTTGCGCAGTAGGTCGTAGGCTTCGGATTCACTGATGTTTTTGGCTTTGGACAATATGCCCTTGGCCATATCAATCCATTTGCGTTCCTCAATCCGCGCGAGCAGCTGCTCCTTCTCCTTGTGCCATTGCTGGCGCTCGAAGCATTGCCTGGAGCTGAAATGAAGAATCCAGTGGACCTCCTGCTCGTGCATCCAAGGGGAAAGAATACCATCCACAATGATATTGTCACCGCAGGCGGAGACAGACAAGTTGGCAGTAGCGGAAGTACACCACCAGAGAACGGGAGCCGTTTTGTGCTTGAGCAGTTTTTTTCTCCA contains these protein-coding regions:
- a CDS encoding ANTAR domain-containing protein, which gives rise to MHSLLLIQNGRTENDTEARSEHSPGSLLEACGYVTWTANDEEQASILIQDADASLLCMPITEINVWRKKLLKHKTAPVLWWCTSATANLSVSACGDNIIVDGILSPWMHEQEVHWILHFSSRQCFERQQWHKEKEQLLARIEERKWIDMAKGILSKAKNISESEAYDLLRKQAMNERKRMVDVATSIVKVYQLLQDQT